The sequence CGCGGCCCAGGAGATGGTGGGCGGCATCATCAACATCCTCGACGAGGTGGCCAACGGGAAGATTGCCGACCCGTACGACGCGAAGGACCCGAACCTGGTGGAGAGCCAGTTCGCGTACAACTCGCTGAGCGACTTCAGCAACAACCTCGACAGCGTGCTGCACGTGTACCGCGGCTTCGGGGACACCGTGGCGACGGCGCAGCACTCGCTGCGGACCCTGGTGGGGGCGAACTCGGCGCTGGACACCCGCATCATCTCCGAGCTGGACGCGGCCCAGGACGCGCTCGCGCGGATTCCCGAGCCCTTCCGCGAGTCCATCCGCGACCCGGCGTCCGCGGATGAAATCGAGGCCGCGCAGGCCGCCATCCGCAAGCTCCAGACCACCTTCGAGTCGGAAGTGCTGCCGCTCGTCACCCGCTGACGGCGGGCCGTGACGTGGGGGGATGCCATGCGACGTGCGTTGTTGATGATGGGAGCGCTGCTGCTGTGGACCCCTGGCTGTGGCGAGGACGCGCCGGGAGCACCGGCCGCACCGCCGCGCGCCGGAGGTGCGACGACCATCGATGACCGCACGTCGCTGGCCTTCGCCCAGCCGGCCCCCAACCTGTCGCCGGAAGGGCAGGCGCTTCACCGGGTGGGCGACGGGGCCTTTGCCGCGGTCTTCGTGCCCGCGCCCGCGCCCGTCAACCCGGGGCTGGGGCCCGTGTACAACAACACCTCCTGCAACGGCTGCCACCTGCGCAACGGGCGGGGCATGCCGGTGATGGGCCCGGGCCCGCAGCGCACGCAATTGCTCGTCCGGGTGAGCCTGCCGGACGGCACACCGGAGCACCCCAACGGCGCGGTGCCAGTCCCCGGCTTCGGCTTCCAGGTCCAGGACCAGGCCAACTACGGCGTCCGGCCGGAAGCCGCTGTCACGGTGGAGTGGGTGGAAACCCAGGGGCGCTACGCGGACGGCACGCCCTACTCACTGCGCACGCCACGGGTGAGCATCTCACCGAAGGATGGCGCGTCCCTGCCCGAGCGGATGCTGACGTCGCTGCGACTGCCCCCGCCGGTGTTCGGACTGGGGCTGCTGGAAGCGGTGGACGTGTCCACGCTGCGGGCGCTGGCGGACCCGGATGACCGGAACGGGGATGGCATCTCCGGGCGGATGAACGAGGTGTGGGACGTGGCGGCGCGCGCGCTGGCGCCGGGCCGGTTCGGGTGGAAGGCGAACAGCCCGCACCTCACGCAGCAGTCCGCCGAGGCGTACGTCAACGACATGGGGGTGACCAATCCCCTCTTCCCCGAGGCGGACGGCACGCACGAGCTCTCGCGCGACACGCTGGAGGCGGCGGTCTTCTACTCGCAGTCGCTCGGCGTCCCCGCGCGCACGGCGCTGGACGACGCGGAGGTGAAGCGCGGCGAGGCGCTCTTCCAGACGCTGGGCTGCGAGCAGTGCCACCGCGAGTCGCTGGAGACGGGCGCGTACCCGGTCGCCGAAATGGCGCACCAGCGCATCCATCCGTACACAGACCTGCTGCTGCACGACCTCGGGCCAGGGCTGGCGGACGGGCGGCCGGATGGCGCGGCCACCGGCGCCGAGTGGCGCACGCCCGCGCTGTGGGGCCTGGGGCTGACGCAAACGGTGCTGCCGTACGCGACCTATCTGCATGACGGCCGGGCCCTCACGCTGGAGGAGGCCATCCTCTGGCACGGCGGCGAGGCCGAGACGGCCCGCGAAGGCTTCCGCGTGCTGTCCGCCGAGGACCGCGCGGCGGTGGTGGAGTTCCTGGGCTCGCTCTGACGGCTTCGCGGGCACCGCCGGAAAATTGACGGAGTGATACTGGCCTGTAGCGTCATGGGCATGCCCCCTCCGGCCCTCGCCCTCGCCGCCCCCGCGCTTCCGCGCCGCGCCGACCCGGTCCGCGTGGCCGTGGAGCGCCTCGCGCAGTCCCTTCCGGCCCGCACGGATGCGGCCGTGCTCGTGGACCTGCTGGAGGACGACCTTCGCGAGGGGCTGGACGCACTGGGTGACGTGGCGACGCACTTCAGCAACCTGCTGGGCACGCTGCGCACCGGGGAACTGACGCCAGTGGCGCTGATGGATGCGGGCGAGGACCTGCGCGTCCTCCAGCGCCTGGACTCCCTGCACGACATCATCGTCCAGCTCCGCAAGCGCCTGTCCCACGCCGCGGGCCTGAAGCGCCAGACGCACGTCCGCACGCGCTGAGGCCGCTCGCCCGTTCCGCCCGTCAGATGCTGGGCGGAACCGCCGTTCCTCCGGGCGAGGTCGCCGGAGCCGCGGGTGTCGCGGCCGCGGGCCCCGCCGTCGTGGTGCTCGCGCCCGGCGACACGTTGGCGGGCGCGGGCGAGGCCGGAAGTGGCGTGGCCGGGGCCGCGTTGAGCGGCGCGGGCGTGCCCAGCAGCGGGGGTGCCTGCCCGGCGTTGAGTGGCGCGGGCGAGCCCAGCAACGCGGACGGAGGCGTCGCCGTGTCCGAGCTCAACGGCGGAGGCGTGGCGATGATGCCCGTGCTCGACTGGGCCGTCCCCAGGAACGCGTCGAAGGTGCCGGTGTCCGTCGGCTGCACCCCGAAGAAGCCGAAGGTGGCCACGGCCTGTGGCGGGGGATTGGTCGTCGCCGGCCCGAAGCCGGACGGAGTCCCCGGCGGCGCCGTCCCCGGAACCACCGCACCGTCCGCGGCCGGCTGCGAGCCCGGCGCGGGCGTGCCCGGAAGGGAGCCCGAGATGTTCACTGGTGGATTCGGCGCGCCCGTGACGGGGAAGGTGCCGCTCGTCACGTCGGGCGTCACCGGCAGCCCTGGAACCACCGAGCCCGGCAGCGACGGCCCCGCCACCGAGCCCGGCGGCGTCACCAGCGCGCCACCCGCCACCCCCGCCACCGACGGCTGCCCCGTCCCTTCCAGCGCGCCCGAGCCCTCCGCGGGCACCGGAGTGGTCGCCGTCACCGGCCCGCCCACGAGGTCCGGGTCGGTGACCGGAGGGGGCGCACCAAGGTCCGTCGTGCCCGGAATCACCGTCGGCCCCACGGCCGTCCCCGAGCCGCCGGTGCCGGTGGTCGCTCCACCCACGGTCACCACGCCGCCCCCTTCGGTGGCGACGATGTCCCGGCCGCCACCCGCCACGCCCACGTCCGTCGCCGCGCCCGGAGTCGTCTCCGGAGCACCGCCCGGCGCGGTGGCCAGGTCGTCGGACGGAGCCTCCTCGGTCCCCAGCGCGTCCTCGGCGGGCTCGGGCGAACCCGTGAGCGGAGCCCCGAGAATGGTGACGGGCGGCACGGGCGAGAGCGAGCTCCAGTCCGCCGGAGGATTGCCCCGGTTCTCCACCACGGCCCGCGAGGCCACGGACGCGCCGTCGACGGAGATGGACACGTCCTCCAGCACGAACTGGATGAAGCCGCGAGGCTCCGCCGAGGCGGGCAGGTTCCACACCAGCACCACCAGCTCCGTGTCCCCGTAGCGCGCCTGCCGCAGCAGCCGGTGCGTGTCGTCGTCCGCGTACGTGCCCGCGGCCAGCGCCGCCGCGTGGACGAAGGCCGTGTCCGTGAGGAGCTGCCCGTTGCGCCACACGCTGCCCACGCCCCACACCGCCGCCGCCGCGTGCGTGCGCGTCATCGCCGCCCAGCCCAGGCCGCTGTCGCCGTAGAGCGGGATGTCCAGCAACACCCCTCCCCCAATCGCGTGCGGAGGCGGGCGGGGAAGCGGGCCCGAGGCGGCCTGCCCCCTCACCTGGGGCGGCGGGAAGCCCGGGCGCGTCAGCTCCACCCGGTACTCCACGACACCAAGCCGGAAGGTGGCCGAAAGCTGCCCCAGGTCGCCGTACGTGGCGCCAGGCAGGGACACCCTGTCCTCGACGGACAGGGAGGCGCTACCCGTGCCTCGCTCGGCCAGGTCGGTGAAGGGCAGTGGACCGTGGATGAAGAAGCCGTCCGGCCGCTCGGTCCGCGCGCTGGCCTCCCGGCCCTCGAACGTGAACCCACCTGGCGACGCAGCCAGGAAACCGGACAGTAGAAGCGTGGTGAAGGGTCCCGCCATCGACGCTGCCTCCTTGTCTCACAAGGTAGGCAGCGGAGCGGGGAACGGCAGTCCCCTCTCCGAAAGACTAGATGAGACCCCGGGCGCGGCGAATCTGCTCGACCGTCTTGTTGTACTCGATGTCGAAGGCGCTGGTGCCCTCCTGCAGGTGCTTCAGCCGGGAGCGGGCCTCCTTGTCGATTTCGTCGTCCACGTCCAGGTGCCGCTTCATCACCGCGAAGATCTTCTGACGCAGCACGTTGTCGGCGGCGTATACCTCTTCGACGTTCCGGCTGATGAGGAGGAACTCGATCATCTGGTTGATGACGTACTCGATGCCCTCGTCGCCCATCTTGAAGCCGCGAACGTCCGCCATCTCGCGCTTCACCTGGTTGAACTTCGAGTAGTCATATCCGCGACGCTCCAGTGCCTCCCGCGTCGCCTGGTTCACACGCTCCTCGTTGGCGAGGTACTCGCGCATGATGGCCGACAGGTCCATTTCGGCGTCAGCCACGCGCATCGGCTCCACCTCGATGTCCCCGTCCTGCATGAGCTGCTGAATTCCCTCGCGCGAGATGATCGGGATCACCTTCGGATACAGCCTCATGTCGGTCCCTC comes from Pyxidicoccus trucidator and encodes:
- a CDS encoding di-heme oxidoredictase family protein — translated: MRRALLMMGALLLWTPGCGEDAPGAPAAPPRAGGATTIDDRTSLAFAQPAPNLSPEGQALHRVGDGAFAAVFVPAPAPVNPGLGPVYNNTSCNGCHLRNGRGMPVMGPGPQRTQLLVRVSLPDGTPEHPNGAVPVPGFGFQVQDQANYGVRPEAAVTVEWVETQGRYADGTPYSLRTPRVSISPKDGASLPERMLTSLRLPPPVFGLGLLEAVDVSTLRALADPDDRNGDGISGRMNEVWDVAARALAPGRFGWKANSPHLTQQSAEAYVNDMGVTNPLFPEADGTHELSRDTLEAAVFYSQSLGVPARTALDDAEVKRGEALFQTLGCEQCHRESLETGAYPVAEMAHQRIHPYTDLLLHDLGPGLADGRPDGAATGAEWRTPALWGLGLTQTVLPYATYLHDGRALTLEEAILWHGGEAETAREGFRVLSAEDRAAVVEFLGSL
- a CDS encoding DUF507 family protein, translated to MRLYPKVIPIISREGIQQLMQDGDIEVEPMRVADAEMDLSAIMREYLANEERVNQATREALERRGYDYSKFNQVKREMADVRGFKMGDEGIEYVINQMIEFLLISRNVEEVYAADNVLRQKIFAVMKRHLDVDDEIDKEARSRLKHLQEGTSAFDIEYNKTVEQIRRARGLI